One genomic window of Trichlorobacter lovleyi includes the following:
- a CDS encoding response regulator has protein sequence MGKILLIDDDPAFTRLLGEYIAEQYPLLSVDVCNNPLEALTAIRRAPYDLILIDFEMPTLDGRKLMNFAVQSGIEKNRIVILSSRDADFLHEQCPMGSCLAVLNKHEVRQKAVLDMIFSSLSKKAVQGT, from the coding sequence ATGGGAAAAATTCTGTTGATAGATGATGATCCAGCCTTTACCCGCCTGTTGGGAGAGTATATCGCCGAACAGTACCCCCTGCTCTCGGTGGATGTCTGCAACAACCCCCTTGAAGCGCTGACCGCCATCCGCCGCGCCCCCTATGACCTGATCCTGATTGACTTTGAAATGCCCACCCTTGATGGACGTAAACTGATGAATTTTGCCGTGCAGTCCGGCATCGAGAAAAACAGGATTGTGATCCTCTCCAGCCGGGATGCCGACTTTCTGCATGAGCAGTGCCCCATGGGCAGCTGCCTTGCCGTTCTCAACAAACATGAAGTACGCCAGAAGGCGGTGCTGGACATGATCTTCAGCTCCTTGAGCAAGAAGGCAGTTCAGGGAACCTGA
- a CDS encoding tetratricopeptide repeat protein — protein MQNCIAPTPLDGISYFQPPADFHITGRDGRVNIPWEFPIPLVEESYRAALEHGAPNYDQVGQGMFFALRQNPDCTYAVDYARVLQTGYPHIIAEIGGEAIMLDAKEVDSPYLDRKVNLLKIMALLEQDNAGLWREIGRTLMEKGSRMEAAHLAVQSWYGAEKYLSRSVELAPDDLHTCYQLGETHYVLGHYDQALALWQPLLERLQAGERLSLEARIAAIQRGELPKVPAVDYLTALSVAFEQHQDDQFYEAAAIVEDVLLDTVFCAQFPMAGVYRFLEQCYRAVNMTDKADAVKGRC, from the coding sequence ATGCAGAACTGCATTGCACCAACCCCGCTGGACGGGATCAGCTACTTTCAACCTCCTGCAGATTTCCACATCACCGGTCGTGATGGCCGGGTCAACATCCCGTGGGAATTTCCGATACCGCTGGTGGAGGAGAGCTACCGGGCCGCCCTTGAGCATGGCGCTCCCAATTATGATCAGGTTGGTCAGGGCATGTTCTTTGCCCTGCGCCAGAACCCGGACTGCACCTACGCGGTTGACTATGCGCGGGTCTTGCAGACAGGTTACCCCCATATCATTGCCGAGATCGGCGGTGAAGCGATCATGCTGGATGCCAAAGAGGTTGACTCCCCGTACCTGGATCGCAAGGTCAACCTGCTGAAGATCATGGCCCTGCTTGAGCAGGACAATGCCGGCCTGTGGCGGGAGATCGGCCGTACCCTGATGGAAAAAGGAAGCCGGATGGAGGCTGCCCACCTGGCGGTACAGTCCTGGTACGGTGCGGAAAAATACCTGAGCCGTTCGGTTGAACTGGCCCCGGATGATCTGCATACCTGCTACCAGCTGGGAGAAACCCACTATGTGCTGGGCCACTATGATCAGGCACTGGCCTTGTGGCAGCCGCTGCTTGAGCGGCTGCAGGCCGGCGAACGCCTTAGTCTTGAAGCCCGTATTGCCGCCATTCAGCGTGGTGAACTGCCCAAGGTGCCGGCGGTGGACTACCTGACCGCCCTCTCGGTTGCCTTTGAGCAGCACCAGGATGACCAGTTCTATGAGGCGGCGGCCATTGTGGAGGATGTACTGCTGGACACGGTCTTCTGCGCCCAATTTCCGATGGCAGGCGTCTACCGCTTTCTCGAGCAGTGCTATCGGGCGGTCAACATGACCGACAAGGCCGATGCCGTGAAAGGACGGTGCTAG
- a CDS encoding acetoin utilization protein AcuC: MPRTALVYSSRFEQFSYGSQHPFQLHRYGLALELLEAYGLLDLPGMERRDCTPVTDEQILSFHTPAYLQRLKEFSASDEPRADFMFGLGDADCPVFKGLYDYAALGAGATLEACRLIEEERFESVLSLAGGWHHGHPARASGFCYLNDAVIAINWLRERGRRVAYLDLDAHHGDGVQEGFYADDQVLTISLHESGVYFFPGTGFEDETGIGRGQGYSVNLPLLAHTDDPLYMRAFDEVVYPLLAAFNPDIIVAQIGADAFRTDPLTRLEITTHSYAYIMRKLQALKIPWVALGGGGYDLMNTARAWAIAWGAMNRVALPPRLPAAFVKKIRQQGYPHTMLLDALHWADEHDRGLALDALERSISAIKQQVFPVIIGGELAVLL, translated from the coding sequence GTGCCACGTACCGCCCTCGTCTATTCATCCCGTTTTGAACAGTTCAGCTACGGCAGTCAGCACCCGTTTCAGCTGCACCGTTACGGTCTGGCACTGGAGCTGCTGGAGGCCTATGGCCTGCTTGACCTGCCCGGCATGGAACGCCGTGACTGCACTCCGGTGACCGACGAGCAGATTCTCAGCTTCCATACCCCGGCCTATCTGCAGCGCCTGAAAGAGTTCAGCGCCTCGGATGAACCACGGGCCGACTTCATGTTCGGCCTGGGTGATGCCGATTGTCCGGTCTTCAAAGGCCTGTACGACTATGCCGCCCTGGGGGCAGGCGCCACACTGGAGGCCTGCCGCCTGATCGAGGAAGAGCGTTTTGAGAGCGTGCTGTCTCTGGCTGGCGGCTGGCACCATGGTCACCCTGCCAGGGCTTCAGGGTTCTGCTACTTAAATGATGCGGTGATCGCCATCAACTGGCTGCGGGAACGGGGGCGCCGGGTGGCCTACCTTGATCTGGATGCCCACCACGGTGATGGTGTCCAGGAGGGGTTCTATGCTGATGATCAGGTGCTGACCATCTCGCTGCATGAAAGCGGGGTCTACTTCTTTCCCGGCACCGGCTTTGAAGATGAAACCGGCATCGGGCGCGGACAGGGTTACAGTGTCAACCTGCCGCTCCTGGCCCATACCGATGATCCGCTCTACATGAGGGCCTTCGATGAGGTGGTCTACCCCCTGCTGGCCGCCTTTAACCCGGATATCATCGTTGCCCAGATCGGGGCGGACGCCTTCCGCACCGACCCGCTGACCAGACTGGAGATTACCACCCACAGCTATGCCTACATCATGCGCAAGCTGCAGGCCCTGAAGATCCCCTGGGTGGCGCTGGGGGGCGGCGGCTATGACCTGATGAACACCGCCAGGGCCTGGGCTATCGCCTGGGGCGCCATGAACAGGGTAGCGCTCCCACCCCGGTTGCCGGCTGCCTTTGTAAAAAAAATCCGTCAGCAGGGCTACCCGCACACCATGCTGCTGGATGCCCTGCACTGGGCTGACGAGCATGACCGCGGCCTGGCACTGGATGCACTGGAGCGCAGCATCAGCGCCATCAAGCAACAGGTCTTCCCGGTTATCATCGGTGGAGAGCTGGCGGTACTGCTCTGA
- a CDS encoding putative metalloprotease CJM1_0395 family protein, whose product MDPLGIINSGAAYSSTAAAPEARTTENGQSETAAGRTGTSVQAQGIRLPEDQVTLSGQNSETEASQPQTAAQDGTKKQPKPGEKTTADGKSIEDPQVQQQISRLKQTEEKVKAHEAAHKAVGGNLASSASYSYTQGPDGRSYITGGEVQIDMSSGRTPEETISRMQQVIRAALAPADPSGQDRAVAAQASSQMADAQQQKLQSESPTAKPDPTQPVDPAQEAATEAADPTATKDDKTAPKASSGTDTRIQQAYGNPAVQGNDRTTDKNSDPTQPAATRSGNSSSQTRADLLISAFA is encoded by the coding sequence ATGGACCCTCTTGGCATCATTAATAGCGGCGCCGCTTACAGCTCGACAGCAGCGGCACCGGAGGCCCGGACAACGGAGAACGGCCAGTCTGAGACCGCTGCCGGACGTACCGGCACGTCTGTCCAGGCACAGGGCATCCGGTTGCCGGAGGATCAGGTGACCCTGTCCGGCCAGAATTCAGAGACAGAGGCGTCCCAACCCCAGACAGCTGCCCAGGACGGCACCAAAAAGCAACCCAAGCCGGGCGAAAAGACCACCGCTGATGGCAAAAGCATCGAGGATCCCCAGGTTCAACAGCAGATTTCCCGTCTGAAACAGACCGAGGAAAAGGTCAAGGCCCACGAGGCGGCCCACAAGGCGGTCGGAGGCAACCTGGCCAGTTCCGCCTCCTACAGCTACACCCAGGGGCCGGATGGCCGCAGCTACATCACCGGCGGCGAGGTCCAGATTGACATGTCCAGCGGCCGGACCCCCGAGGAAACCATCTCCCGCATGCAGCAGGTCATCCGGGCGGCCCTGGCACCGGCTGATCCCTCAGGCCAGGATCGGGCCGTGGCGGCCCAGGCCTCCAGCCAGATGGCAGATGCCCAGCAGCAGAAACTGCAATCAGAAAGTCCGACAGCCAAGCCTGACCCGACCCAGCCAGTGGATCCTGCCCAAGAGGCCGCCACGGAAGCTGCTGACCCGACCGCCACCAAGGACGACAAGACCGCTCCAAAGGCCTCCAGCGGCACGGACACCCGGATTCAACAGGCCTACGGCAACCCTGCTGTACAAGGCAACGACCGGACAACGGATAAAAACAGCGACCCCACCCAACCGGCGGCAACCAGATCAGGCAACAGTTCCTCTCAAACCCGCGCCGATCTGCTAATTTCAGCCTTTGCCTGA
- a CDS encoding DnaJ C-terminal domain-containing protein, with translation MAQKDYYEALGVAKDASADDIKKAFRKLAVKYHPDRNQGDTAAEEKFKEINEAYAVLSDPDKRKKYDTFGSSDFHQQYSQEDIFRNFDFSGTFKDMGMGGGEDIFSRLFGGAFGRGGGRGFSRGPRQGGDLSLTVDVGFRDAAAGGERLVAFRRNGQREELKVKIPAGVDNGSRIRIAGKGSDGENGGPNGDLYLDIRVANDPVFTRDGGDLFVERTIRFSEACLGVSLEVPTLEEPKRIKVPAGIQPGTKIRLKGCGIKSLGSNAKGDLYVKIAVHVPEGLNSSQKKLVEELAKAGL, from the coding sequence ATGGCACAGAAAGACTACTACGAGGCACTGGGTGTTGCCAAGGATGCCTCAGCAGACGATATCAAGAAGGCATTCCGCAAACTGGCGGTCAAATACCACCCGGACCGCAACCAGGGCGATACAGCGGCAGAGGAGAAGTTCAAGGAGATCAACGAGGCCTACGCCGTCCTCTCCGACCCCGATAAACGTAAAAAGTACGATACCTTCGGCTCTTCCGACTTCCACCAGCAGTACAGCCAGGAGGATATCTTCCGCAATTTCGACTTCTCCGGCACCTTCAAGGATATGGGCATGGGCGGCGGCGAAGATATCTTCTCGCGCCTGTTCGGCGGTGCCTTCGGCCGGGGTGGGGGACGCGGTTTTTCCCGGGGACCCCGTCAGGGTGGCGATCTTTCCCTGACCGTTGATGTCGGATTCCGCGATGCAGCCGCCGGCGGAGAACGGTTGGTGGCCTTCCGCCGCAACGGCCAGCGGGAGGAGCTGAAGGTAAAGATTCCGGCCGGAGTGGACAACGGCAGCAGGATCAGGATTGCCGGCAAGGGAAGCGACGGAGAAAACGGCGGCCCCAATGGCGATCTCTATCTTGATATCCGGGTGGCCAATGATCCGGTCTTTACCCGCGACGGCGGCGACCTGTTTGTGGAACGTACCATCCGTTTCAGCGAGGCCTGCCTGGGGGTCAGCCTTGAAGTGCCCACCCTTGAAGAACCCAAAAGGATCAAGGTACCGGCCGGCATCCAGCCCGGCACCAAGATCCGCCTGAAAGGATGCGGTATCAAGTCGCTTGGTTCCAATGCCAAGGGCGATCTGTACGTCAAGATTGCCGTGCATGTGCCGGAAGGGTTGAACAGCAGTCAGAAAAAGCTGGTGGAAGAACTGGCCAAGGCAGGGCTCTGA
- the hemG gene encoding protoporphyrinogen oxidase — protein MKKVLVIGGGISGLSTAWLLDKRAREAGISLDLCLLEQEQQPGGKIKSVREEGFLCEWGPNGFLDSKPQTLELCAALGITDRLHRSNDNARKRYIFTGGELHRLPENGPSFLKSRLLSWPGKLRLLGEPFAANPPGSDESLAAFGRRRLGAEALQKLIAPMASGIFAGDPETMSLVSCFPRIAELEREYGGLFVAMLALAKKKKQERKEGKISSSAAGPGGTLTSFKEGIQFLTDTLAAQLGGRVRTGVAVAAVTRSGDGWEVRTTAGETLQADLVISAAPAFAAAGMLEGVDASLVATLRQILYSTLNVVCCGFKKEGLGHPLDGFGYLVPKEEGRTVLGTLWDSSMFEERAPGGMALLRSMAGGACRPELMELPESELLQRVRDDLQAAMGITQSPCFSRIIRHQQAIPQYTVGHGKRLEAIEGRLSSLPGLLLTGNAFKGVGLNDCVAASQATVGRAMAYLERV, from the coding sequence ATGAAAAAAGTACTGGTGATTGGCGGCGGCATATCCGGTCTTTCCACGGCCTGGCTGCTGGACAAGCGGGCCAGAGAGGCCGGGATAAGCCTTGATCTCTGTCTGCTTGAGCAGGAGCAGCAGCCCGGCGGCAAGATCAAGTCGGTTCGCGAAGAGGGCTTTCTGTGCGAGTGGGGCCCCAACGGTTTTCTGGATAGCAAGCCCCAGACCCTGGAACTCTGCGCGGCCTTGGGGATAACGGACCGTCTGCACCGCAGTAACGATAATGCCCGCAAACGCTATATATTCACCGGTGGTGAGCTGCACCGCCTGCCGGAAAACGGCCCTTCCTTCCTGAAGAGCCGCCTGCTTTCCTGGCCCGGCAAGCTGAGGCTGCTGGGGGAACCCTTTGCCGCCAACCCGCCGGGCAGTGACGAAAGCCTGGCAGCCTTTGGCCGTCGCCGTCTCGGCGCAGAGGCACTGCAGAAACTGATCGCACCGATGGCCTCCGGCATCTTTGCCGGAGATCCTGAAACCATGTCGCTGGTCTCCTGCTTTCCCCGCATTGCTGAGCTGGAGCGGGAATACGGCGGCCTGTTTGTGGCCATGCTGGCCCTGGCGAAGAAAAAGAAACAGGAACGCAAGGAAGGCAAGATCAGCAGCTCTGCTGCCGGGCCGGGCGGCACCCTGACCTCATTTAAAGAGGGGATCCAGTTCCTGACTGATACCCTGGCTGCGCAACTGGGGGGGCGGGTCAGGACCGGAGTTGCGGTGGCAGCGGTTACCAGGTCAGGTGACGGCTGGGAGGTCAGAACCACGGCTGGCGAAACGCTGCAGGCTGATCTGGTGATCTCGGCAGCGCCGGCCTTTGCTGCCGCCGGCATGCTGGAGGGGGTTGATGCCAGCCTGGTTGCTACCTTGCGACAGATCCTCTATTCCACCCTGAATGTGGTCTGCTGCGGTTTCAAGAAGGAAGGTCTGGGGCACCCGCTGGATGGTTTTGGTTATCTGGTGCCCAAGGAGGAAGGACGTACCGTGCTGGGTACCCTCTGGGATTCCAGCATGTTTGAGGAACGGGCGCCAGGTGGCATGGCGCTTTTGCGCAGCATGGCCGGTGGCGCCTGCCGCCCGGAATTGATGGAACTGCCGGAGTCTGAACTGCTGCAGCGGGTGCGGGATGATCTCCAGGCTGCCATGGGGATCACGCAGTCCCCCTGCTTCAGCCGGATCATCCGTCATCAACAGGCGATCCCGCAATACACGGTGGGGCATGGTAAACGCCTGGAGGCGATTGAAGGACGTTTGTCCAGTCTGCCTGGCCTGCTGCTGACCGGCAACGCCTTTAAAGGAGTCGGACTCAACGACTGCGTAGCGGCCTCGCAGGCCACCGTGGGGCGGGCAATGGCATATCTCGAGAGGGTATAA
- a CDS encoding GSU3128 family (seleno)protein produces MKIRKKLFADFEYEEVLDIKTRELIRVGCAVAVGCPTULKKHFALAKEAGAGSAELKEAMAYGVIAPAGRAKNFALELMDELGKE; encoded by the coding sequence ATGAAGATTCGCAAAAAACTGTTTGCCGATTTTGAGTATGAAGAGGTGCTGGATATCAAGACCCGTGAATTGATCCGGGTGGGCTGCGCCGTGGCGGTCGGGTGCCCCACCTGACTGAAGAAACACTTCGCCCTGGCGAAGGAAGCCGGCGCCGGGAGCGCCGAACTGAAGGAGGCCATGGCCTACGGGGTGATCGCCCCGGCCGGCAGGGCCAAGAATTTTGCCCTTGAGCTGATGGACGAATTGGGAAAAGAGTAA
- the radC gene encoding RadC family protein: MSTTAIKDWPEDERPREKLFKRGAAALSDAELLALVLRTGDAAAGKSAIDLGRELLERFDGNLRELAQAELNELQQIKGLGLAKAASIKAAFTLGSRFQARRLETLERFTSPAQVFDFFHHELRDNRRELFLALLLDGKNRISRKVQVSEGSLNQSIVHPREVFAPAVRESAAAVIFIHNHPSGDPAPSREDREVTRRLKEAGEILGIKVLDHIIIGDGAYFSFVESGLL, encoded by the coding sequence ATGAGCACCACGGCCATCAAAGACTGGCCGGAGGATGAACGGCCACGGGAAAAGCTGTTTAAGCGCGGCGCAGCAGCCCTGTCCGATGCAGAGCTGCTGGCCCTGGTACTGCGTACCGGCGATGCCGCGGCGGGCAAGAGCGCCATTGATCTGGGGCGGGAACTTTTGGAGCGGTTTGACGGCAACCTGCGGGAGCTGGCCCAGGCTGAACTGAATGAACTGCAACAGATTAAGGGACTGGGATTGGCAAAGGCGGCCTCGATCAAGGCCGCCTTTACGCTGGGAAGCCGTTTTCAGGCCCGGCGGCTGGAGACGCTGGAGCGTTTTACCTCACCGGCCCAGGTCTTTGACTTTTTTCACCATGAACTGCGGGACAACCGCAGGGAGCTGTTTCTGGCACTGTTGCTGGACGGCAAGAACCGGATCAGCCGCAAGGTGCAGGTATCGGAAGGCAGCCTGAATCAATCCATCGTCCATCCACGGGAGGTCTTTGCCCCGGCAGTGCGGGAATCGGCCGCTGCCGTGATCTTCATCCACAACCACCCCTCCGGTGATCCGGCCCCCAGCCGGGAGGACCGCGAGGTCACCCGGCGCCTGAAAGAGGCCGGTGAGATCCTGGGGATCAAGGTGCTGGATCATATCATCATCGGGGATGGTGCCTACTTCAGCTTCGTCGAATCAGGGCTGCTCTAG
- the uppP gene encoding undecaprenyl-diphosphatase UppP → MNLLHAALLGLIQGATEVLPISSSGHLILIPRLLGWPDSGLTFDVALHLGTFLAIFIYFRKDVVTLVQDGLTGFYQPEAPRRLRLPWMIVLASIPAAIAGKTLEQPIEEFFRSSPLMIALMLILFGLGLGLTDRYGKKLHDVASITLGTAMLVGCFQCLALVPGVSRSGITITAGLLLGLARTDAARFSFLLSLPIVFGAALLKGLHLLKHGIEPGMAQPMLVGVVVSAVVGYLSVAFLLKFVQNRTLWPFVWYRVAAGIGIMALLGAGLLS, encoded by the coding sequence ATGAACCTGCTGCATGCCGCCCTGCTGGGCCTGATTCAGGGCGCCACCGAAGTTCTGCCGATCAGCAGTTCCGGCCATCTGATCCTGATTCCTCGCCTGCTGGGCTGGCCCGATTCCGGGCTGACCTTTGATGTCGCCCTGCACCTTGGTACCTTTTTGGCCATTTTCATCTACTTCCGCAAAGACGTTGTTACCCTGGTACAGGATGGCCTGACCGGTTTTTACCAGCCTGAAGCCCCCCGCAGGCTGCGGCTGCCCTGGATGATCGTACTGGCCTCGATACCAGCCGCCATTGCCGGTAAAACCCTTGAACAGCCGATTGAAGAATTCTTCCGCAGCAGCCCGTTGATGATCGCCCTGATGCTGATCCTGTTCGGACTGGGGTTGGGACTGACTGACCGTTACGGCAAAAAGCTGCACGACGTCGCTTCAATCACCCTGGGCACGGCCATGCTGGTGGGCTGTTTTCAGTGTCTGGCCCTGGTACCGGGTGTATCACGCTCCGGCATCACCATCACTGCAGGCCTGCTGCTGGGACTGGCCCGGACCGATGCGGCCCGTTTCTCGTTCCTGCTCTCGCTGCCGATCGTGTTTGGTGCAGCCCTGTTGAAAGGGCTCCACCTGCTGAAGCATGGCATTGAACCGGGCATGGCCCAACCGATGCTGGTGGGGGTAGTGGTTTCGGCCGTTGTCGGTTACCTCAGCGTTGCCTTTTTGCTGAAGTTTGTACAAAACCGTACGCTCTGGCCGTTTGTCTGGTACCGAGTCGCTGCCGGTATCGGCATCATGGCGCTCTTGGGGGCCGGTCTGCTGTCATGA
- a CDS encoding DUF2786 domain-containing protein has protein sequence MTRERIIERVRKLLALSNSSNEHEAALAAAHAQRLLAEHNLAMSELEMQEEGAGEVELKVAKTVPKWLSSLFATVANAFDCFPIVTTNQEHSRLRFIGVGEDPGVAACTLQYLIKELRRLASGYLSSLELRDARLPAADRQRIRTSYLLGGVHGVRQAMTAQKAQTPTTSKALVPVKDALIRQYREEHVGELRTRRSRSSTVVSEAFHQGRQDGASLQLNPGLKTLPEE, from the coding sequence ATGACCCGCGAACGGATCATTGAACGGGTACGTAAACTGCTGGCCCTCTCAAACAGCAGTAACGAGCATGAAGCAGCCCTGGCCGCGGCCCATGCCCAACGTCTGCTGGCTGAACATAACCTGGCCATGTCTGAACTGGAGATGCAGGAGGAAGGGGCTGGCGAGGTTGAACTGAAGGTGGCCAAGACCGTCCCCAAGTGGCTGTCATCGCTGTTTGCCACCGTGGCCAACGCCTTTGACTGTTTTCCGATTGTCACCACCAATCAGGAGCACAGCCGCCTGCGTTTCATCGGGGTTGGGGAAGATCCGGGGGTGGCGGCCTGCACCCTGCAGTACCTGATCAAGGAGCTGCGCAGACTGGCCTCGGGCTACCTGAGCAGCCTGGAGCTGCGTGATGCCAGGTTGCCTGCCGCGGACCGCCAGAGAATTCGTACCTCCTACCTGCTGGGTGGTGTGCACGGGGTCCGTCAGGCCATGACAGCGCAGAAGGCTCAGACCCCCACCACCAGCAAGGCGCTGGTGCCGGTTAAGGATGCCCTGATCCGGCAGTACCGGGAAGAACATGTCGGTGAGCTGAGAACCCGGCGCAGCCGCAGCTCCACCGTGGTCTCAGAGGCCTTCCATCAGGGCCGGCAGGATGGCGCCTCGCTGCAGCTTAACCCCGGCCTGAAAACCCTCCCCGAGGAGTAA
- a CDS encoding DUF2062 domain-containing protein, translating into MNKEQIKQRMKAILALDSHPGHIATGFAVGVFISFTPFFGLHTPLAIAAAFLFRLNKLTTITGAWVNTPLTVGPALIASFKLGRFLRGLPPKPFVFAHLEWQELKVYSKSLLLGSSVIGIVAAIIAYFLCYWLVVRFRRKDPGLAELTRESIIVGEDLEQEQKQEKEIP; encoded by the coding sequence ATGAACAAAGAACAGATAAAACAGCGGATGAAGGCTATTCTGGCCCTGGACAGCCACCCCGGCCATATTGCGACCGGTTTTGCCGTCGGGGTCTTTATCAGCTTTACCCCGTTTTTCGGCCTGCATACCCCCCTGGCCATTGCCGCAGCCTTTCTGTTCCGCCTGAACAAACTGACCACCATCACCGGCGCCTGGGTCAACACCCCCCTTACCGTTGGGCCGGCCCTGATAGCCAGTTTCAAGCTGGGACGTTTTCTGCGGGGACTGCCCCCCAAACCTTTTGTCTTCGCACATCTTGAGTGGCAGGAACTGAAGGTCTATTCCAAATCGCTCCTGCTCGGCAGCTCAGTCATCGGCATTGTAGCGGCCATCATCGCCTATTTTCTCTGTTACTGGCTGGTGGTGCGCTTCCGCCGCAAAGACCCGGGGCTGGCGGAACTGACCCGCGAATCAATCATAGTCGGCGAAGACCTTGAACAGGAGCAGAAACAGGAAAAAGAAATACCATGA
- a CDS encoding glycine cleavage system protein R: MPHRELTHYAVSVVGADRPGIVAGVTGALFKLGCNIADSSCAMLAGEFAMILIVSHRKPFTKANLIEELKPVCERMAMTLSVRHLPLGEEDRKETAGEICQITVYGADQPGIVYRVTNTLATHQINIMDLQTKLAGTEQEPVYIMLLEAVLPDGLAPEEVERLLNGLKQELQVEISVRTVTPVEL; this comes from the coding sequence ATGCCCCATCGCGAGTTGACCCACTATGCTGTTTCAGTTGTCGGTGCTGACCGTCCCGGCATTGTTGCCGGGGTGACCGGGGCCCTCTTCAAACTGGGCTGCAATATCGCCGACTCCAGCTGTGCCATGCTGGCCGGCGAATTTGCCATGATCCTGATCGTCTCTCACCGCAAGCCGTTTACCAAGGCCAATCTGATTGAAGAGTTGAAGCCGGTCTGCGAACGGATGGCCATGACCCTGTCCGTACGTCATCTGCCGCTGGGTGAAGAGGATCGCAAGGAGACTGCCGGTGAGATCTGCCAGATCACGGTCTATGGTGCCGATCAGCCGGGGATTGTCTATCGGGTGACCAATACGCTGGCAACGCATCAGATCAATATCATGGATCTGCAGACCAAGCTGGCCGGCACAGAGCAGGAACCGGTCTATATCATGCTGCTGGAGGCGGTCCTGCCTGACGGTCTTGCGCCGGAAGAGGTGGAGCGGCTCTTAAACGGCCTGAAGCAGGAGCTGCAGGTTGAGATCAGCGTGCGGACCGTTACGCCGGTGGAGCTGTAA
- the def gene encoding peptide deformylase, protein MAVQPILKYPHPLLKKMAHHVDALDAAVHTLVQDLLDTMQAGPGSVGVAAPQIGVGLRVCVVDVSNSRHGKDNNHGLLCMVNPEIISRSGLAVMREGCMSVPDYTGDVERATEITVRFLDSRSGQQREVAASGFEAVAIQHEMDHLDGLLFLDRIISVSTGLFRRKQYR, encoded by the coding sequence ATGGCGGTTCAACCGATCCTGAAATACCCGCATCCGCTGCTGAAAAAGATGGCTCATCATGTTGATGCCCTGGATGCAGCGGTCCATACCCTGGTGCAGGATCTGCTTGATACCATGCAGGCCGGTCCCGGCTCGGTCGGGGTGGCTGCGCCCCAGATCGGCGTGGGGTTGCGGGTCTGCGTGGTGGATGTCTCCAACAGCCGTCACGGCAAAGATAACAACCACGGCCTGCTCTGTATGGTCAACCCGGAGATCATCAGCCGTTCTGGCCTGGCGGTGATGCGGGAAGGCTGCATGAGCGTGCCGGATTATACCGGCGATGTTGAGCGTGCCACGGAGATAACGGTCCGTTTTCTGGATAGCCGGAGCGGCCAGCAGCGGGAGGTGGCTGCCTCCGGGTTTGAGGCGGTGGCGATCCAGCATGAGATGGACCATCTGGATGGTCTGCTTTTTCTGGATCGGATCATCAGTGTTTCCACCGGTCTTTTCCGGCGGAAACAGTACCGCTAG
- the amrA gene encoding AmmeMemoRadiSam system protein A gives MKKTEQKVLLQLARATIVAQVHGQPLPVLEKPSETLLSHSGCFVTIKQQGQLRGCIGSFVAQQPLWQTVREMAVSAATRDPRFYPMRPADLAEFQLEISVLSPLQLVQSIEEIQVGRHGLYLIKGHAHGVLLPQVATEYGWDRETFLRHTCLKAGLPETAWKKDCEIYIFSAEVFGE, from the coding sequence ATGAAAAAGACAGAACAGAAGGTGTTGCTGCAGCTCGCCAGGGCGACCATCGTTGCGCAGGTTCATGGTCAGCCCCTGCCTGTGCTTGAAAAACCGTCGGAGACCCTGCTGTCCCATTCGGGCTGCTTTGTGACCATCAAACAGCAGGGACAGCTGCGGGGCTGTATCGGCAGTTTTGTGGCCCAGCAGCCGCTCTGGCAGACCGTGCGGGAGATGGCGGTCTCGGCTGCCACCCGTGATCCTCGTTTTTACCCGATGCGACCGGCTGACCTGGCTGAGTTTCAGCTGGAGATTTCGGTACTCTCGCCGTTACAGCTGGTTCAGTCCATTGAAGAGATTCAGGTCGGCAGACATGGCCTCTACCTGATCAAAGGACATGCCCATGGTGTGTTGCTGCCCCAGGTGGCCACCGAATATGGCTGGGATCGGGAGACCTTCCTGCGCCATACCTGCCTGAAGGCCGGCCTGCCGGAGACGGCCTGGAAGAAGGATTGTGAGATCTATATCTTCTCTGCCGAGGTGTTCGGCGAATAG